In Mycobacterium sp. JS623, one genomic interval encodes:
- a CDS encoding YlbL family protein produces MNRRISTLLVALVPMLAFGLLAWVVTVPFVSLGPGPTFDTLGEVEGKQVVDIKGTDVHKTSGHLNMTTVSQRDDLTLGEALTFWMSGREQLVPRDLVYPPDKSKDEIDQANNTDFKRSEDSAEYAALSYLKYPSAVTVANVSDPGPSVGKLQRGDAIDGFNNKPVANLEQFTALLKATKPGDTIVLDYRRKNAPAGVATITLGSNKDRDYGYLGVGVLDAPWAPFSIDFNLANIGGPSAGLMFSLAVVDKLTTGDLNDGKFVAGTGTIDSDGKVGSIGGITHKMMAAREAGATVFLVPADNCDEAKSAHEDGLELVKVDSLTQAVDALHSISAGGEPPRC; encoded by the coding sequence GTGAACAGGCGGATTTCTACGCTGCTGGTCGCCTTGGTGCCAATGCTGGCGTTTGGGCTGCTGGCGTGGGTGGTGACGGTGCCCTTCGTCTCGCTCGGGCCGGGGCCGACGTTCGACACCCTCGGCGAGGTCGAGGGTAAACAGGTCGTCGACATCAAGGGCACCGACGTGCACAAGACGTCGGGGCATCTGAACATGACCACGGTGAGTCAGCGCGACGATCTGACGCTGGGGGAGGCGCTGACGTTCTGGATGTCGGGTCGCGAGCAGCTGGTGCCGCGCGATCTGGTCTACCCGCCGGACAAGTCGAAGGACGAGATCGATCAAGCCAACAACACCGACTTCAAGCGGTCCGAGGACAGCGCCGAGTACGCCGCGTTGAGCTATCTGAAGTACCCGTCCGCGGTGACGGTGGCCAACGTCAGCGACCCTGGCCCGTCGGTCGGCAAGCTGCAGCGCGGTGACGCCATCGACGGGTTCAACAACAAGCCGGTGGCCAACCTCGAGCAGTTCACGGCGTTACTGAAGGCCACCAAGCCCGGCGACACCATCGTCCTGGACTATCGCCGCAAGAATGCGCCTGCCGGCGTCGCCACGATCACTCTCGGCTCCAACAAAGACCGCGACTACGGATACCTCGGCGTCGGTGTGCTGGACGCGCCGTGGGCGCCGTTCTCCATCGATTTCAACCTCGCCAACATCGGTGGGCCGTCGGCCGGGCTGATGTTCTCGCTTGCGGTCGTCGACAAGCTCACCACCGGCGACCTCAACGACGGGAAGTTCGTCGCAGGCACCGGAACCATCGACAGCGACGGCAAGGTCGGCTCCATCGGCGGCATCACGCACAAGATGATGGCCGCGCGTGAAGCGGGCGCCACCGTGTTCCTGGTGCCCGCCGACAACTGTGACGAGGCAAAATCGGCGCACGAGGATGGTCTGGAGCTGGTCAAGGTCGACAGCCTGACCCAGGCGGTCGACGCGCTGCACTCGATTTCTGCTGGTGGCGAACCTCCCCGCTGCTGA